A DNA window from Allokutzneria albata contains the following coding sequences:
- a CDS encoding histidine phosphatase family protein, with amino-acid sequence MSCLRLILVRHGQTQSNVDLILDTKLPGPPLTGEGRRQALAAGLALASEPVRAVYASEAARARETAAPIADAHGLDVVVLPGAHEVQIGELEGRSDMPAVEKYREVYCSWVGGDLDRAMPGGGETGRQIRERFLSAIERITSVHSEGTVVLVSHAGVIRFIVGQLVPDVDELVAGHAYLPNTGRVVLEVDSSGWRCLHWPEEELAG; translated from the coding sequence GTGAGCTGCCTGCGCCTGATCCTGGTCCGGCACGGGCAAACCCAGTCCAATGTGGACTTGATCTTGGACACCAAGCTGCCCGGCCCGCCGCTCACCGGCGAGGGGCGCAGGCAGGCGCTGGCGGCCGGGCTCGCGCTGGCGAGCGAGCCCGTGCGCGCGGTCTACGCCAGCGAGGCCGCCCGCGCGCGCGAGACGGCGGCGCCGATCGCCGACGCGCACGGGCTGGACGTCGTCGTGCTGCCCGGTGCGCACGAGGTGCAGATCGGCGAGCTGGAGGGCCGCTCCGACATGCCCGCCGTCGAGAAGTACCGCGAGGTCTACTGCTCGTGGGTGGGCGGCGACCTCGACCGCGCGATGCCGGGCGGCGGAGAGACCGGCAGGCAGATCCGCGAGCGCTTCCTCAGCGCGATCGAGCGCATCACGAGCGTGCACAGCGAGGGCACGGTCGTGCTGGTGAGCCACGCCGGGGTGATCCGCTTCATCGTGGGGCAGCTCGTCCCCGACGTGGACGAACTCGTCGCCGGTCACGCGTACCTGCCCAACACCGGGCGGGTGGTGCTGGAGGTCGACTCCTCCGGCTGGCGCTGCCTGCACTGGCCGGAGGAGGAGCTGGCCGGTTAG
- the pheA gene encoding prephenate dehydratase, with amino-acid sequence MPRIAYLGPEGTFTEQAARQLLADTTEGHADLVPAESVAAALDAVRSGERDAACVPIENSVEGSVTSTMDALADGTPLVAVAETMLPVRFDILVRPGTTVEDVRTVTSHPHALAQVRRWLSVNLPDAAHAATTSTSAAAVAVRDGQADAAVCAPLAAERYGLSVLAGQVADVEDAVTRFLLVRRPGAVPPPSRADRTTVVVVTGDSVGSLARVLNEFALRGVNLTRIESRPIKGSFGEYRFFLDFAGHVNQAHVGEALAALRRHCQDVRFLGSFPRADEGGSSGSDEAFTAAAEWLAGIRSGGRA; translated from the coding sequence GTGCCGCGCATCGCATACCTAGGCCCGGAGGGGACGTTCACCGAGCAGGCCGCGCGCCAGTTGCTCGCCGACACCACCGAAGGCCACGCCGACCTCGTTCCCGCCGAATCCGTCGCCGCCGCGCTCGACGCCGTCCGCTCCGGTGAGCGCGACGCCGCCTGCGTGCCCATCGAGAACTCCGTCGAAGGGTCCGTCACCTCGACGATGGACGCGCTCGCGGACGGGACGCCCCTGGTCGCGGTCGCCGAGACGATGCTGCCCGTGCGCTTCGACATCCTGGTCCGCCCCGGTACCACCGTGGAGGACGTCCGGACCGTCACCAGCCATCCGCACGCGCTCGCGCAGGTCCGCCGCTGGCTGTCGGTCAACCTCCCCGACGCCGCGCATGCCGCCACGACCTCGACCTCCGCCGCCGCGGTCGCCGTGCGCGACGGGCAGGCCGACGCGGCCGTGTGCGCGCCGCTGGCCGCCGAGCGGTACGGGCTGAGCGTGCTCGCCGGGCAGGTCGCCGACGTCGAGGACGCGGTCACCCGGTTCCTGCTCGTGCGCCGCCCCGGAGCGGTGCCCCCGCCCTCCCGAGCCGACCGGACCACCGTGGTCGTGGTGACCGGGGACTCGGTCGGTTCGCTGGCCAGGGTGCTCAACGAGTTCGCGCTGCGCGGGGTGAACCTCACCCGGATCGAGTCGCGGCCGATCAAGGGCAGCTTCGGCGAGTACCGGTTCTTCCTCGACTTCGCCGGGCACGTCAACCAGGCGCACGTCGGCGAGGCGCTGGCGGCGCTGCGGCGGCACTGCCAGGACGTGCGGTTCCTCGGGTCGTTCCCGCGCGCGGACGAGGGCGGCTCCAGCGGTTCGGACGAGGCGTTCACCGCCGCGGCGGAGTGGCTGGCGGGCATCCGTTCCGGAGGGCGAGCGTGA
- a CDS encoding macro domain-containing protein gives METAGLQINDSPAVIPAPRRTPQLVLCAVEDDLAEAWLEIARDRPEISVHRGTILELDVDAVVSPANSYGWMRGGIDAVYAQVFPQIEETVRRAVLAYHGGELPVGEALVVRTGRPMPAWLVSAPTMREPGERLPKDTVHPYLAARAVFRLWSGGRLESGTPLRRAVSALAMPGLGTGVGGVSPQDCARQVAAAWDEVMA, from the coding sequence ATGGAGACGGCTGGCCTACAGATCAACGACAGTCCCGCGGTCATCCCCGCCCCACGCCGCACCCCGCAGCTCGTGCTGTGCGCGGTCGAGGACGACCTGGCGGAAGCGTGGCTGGAGATCGCGCGGGACCGCCCGGAGATCAGCGTGCACCGGGGCACGATCCTGGAGCTGGACGTCGACGCGGTGGTGAGCCCGGCGAACTCCTACGGCTGGATGCGTGGCGGGATCGACGCCGTCTACGCGCAGGTGTTCCCGCAGATCGAGGAGACCGTGCGACGCGCGGTGCTGGCCTACCACGGCGGTGAGCTGCCGGTGGGTGAAGCGCTGGTCGTGCGCACCGGACGTCCGATGCCCGCGTGGCTGGTGAGCGCGCCGACGATGCGGGAGCCGGGCGAGCGGCTGCCCAAGGACACCGTGCACCCCTACCTCGCGGCGCGCGCGGTGTTCCGGTTGTGGTCTGGCGGGCGGTTGGAGAGCGGCACACCGCTGCGGCGGGCGGTCAGCGCGCTGGCCATGCCCGGCCTGGGCACCGGTGTCGGCGGCGTTTCGCCGCAGGACTGCGCGCGGCAGGTCGCCGCGGCGTGGGACGAGGTCATGGCATGA
- a CDS encoding septum formation family protein: MDHTQSTRRVMAGAFAGALLILVASTVFGWQFGSDASSSGPGHVLADAPPGTCLTWTKPDASDVSKVPCEKPHLFELTLTADLSTDANFGDEAPFPDELRWAQIGQSWCAEKTVEVLEGRLDPAGRLSVSALKPTQKSWENGDRKLWCGVQAAGPSGVLYPIVGSAKAIDQSDVHSVGLCVGISGRAVADPVTCDKAHAYEVVGVVDLGAHFPSEYPDESKQNALLGVQCPKLAAEYAGGPNVVEQKGLTVYWDTRKQDSWMAGSRRVDCKVGTQLQDKSGLAPISGSVSKDKPGKIDIGKEPALAQVPVAPPGAPAPPGSPGTDVSDQMDDVSIEQNGGGHDTGGSPPPTSQGGG; encoded by the coding sequence ATGGATCACACCCAGAGCACCCGCAGAGTCATGGCGGGCGCGTTCGCCGGTGCGCTGCTCATCCTGGTGGCCAGCACGGTCTTCGGCTGGCAGTTCGGTTCGGACGCGTCCAGCTCCGGCCCGGGTCACGTGCTCGCCGACGCGCCGCCGGGGACCTGCCTGACCTGGACGAAGCCCGATGCCAGCGATGTGAGCAAGGTCCCGTGCGAGAAACCGCACCTGTTCGAGCTGACGCTGACCGCCGACCTGTCCACCGACGCCAACTTCGGTGACGAGGCGCCCTTCCCCGACGAACTGCGCTGGGCCCAGATCGGCCAGAGCTGGTGCGCGGAGAAGACCGTCGAGGTGCTGGAGGGCAGGCTGGACCCGGCGGGCAGGCTGAGCGTGAGCGCGCTCAAACCGACCCAGAAGAGCTGGGAGAACGGCGACCGCAAGCTCTGGTGCGGCGTCCAGGCGGCCGGCCCCTCCGGCGTTTTGTACCCGATCGTGGGAAGCGCGAAGGCCATCGACCAGTCCGACGTGCACTCGGTCGGTCTGTGCGTGGGCATCAGCGGCCGCGCCGTCGCCGACCCGGTCACCTGCGACAAGGCGCACGCCTACGAGGTGGTCGGCGTCGTCGACCTCGGTGCGCACTTCCCGTCCGAGTACCCGGACGAGTCCAAGCAGAACGCCCTGCTCGGCGTGCAGTGCCCGAAGCTGGCCGCGGAGTACGCGGGCGGCCCCAACGTGGTCGAGCAGAAGGGCCTGACGGTCTACTGGGACACCCGCAAGCAGGACAGCTGGATGGCGGGCTCGCGCCGGGTGGACTGCAAGGTCGGCACGCAGCTGCAGGACAAGTCCGGCCTCGCGCCGATCAGCGGCAGCGTGAGCAAGGACAAGCCCGGCAAGATCGACATTGGCAAGGAGCCCGCGCTCGCGCAGGTGCCGGTCGCACCGCCGGGCGCGCCCGCTCCCCCCGGTTCGCCCGGGACCGACGTCAGCGACCAGATGGACGACGTCTCGATCGAGCAGAACGGCGGCGGCCACGACACCGGCGGCTCCCCGCCGCCCACGTCGCAGGGCGGCGGCTGA
- a CDS encoding metallopeptidase family protein, translated as MPVEMSRVRFDELVEEALDLIPAELAAAMDNVVVLVEERNPDEPSLLGLYEGVALTERTSTYGGVLPDRITIYREALMDFCSDEDELVDEIAVTVVHEVAHHFGIDDHKLHEMGWG; from the coding sequence ATGCCGGTCGAGATGTCGCGGGTCCGCTTCGACGAGCTCGTCGAGGAAGCGCTGGACCTGATCCCCGCGGAGCTGGCGGCCGCCATGGACAACGTGGTCGTGCTGGTCGAGGAGCGCAATCCGGACGAGCCGTCACTGCTCGGGCTGTACGAGGGCGTCGCGCTGACCGAGCGCACCTCGACCTACGGCGGGGTGCTGCCGGACCGGATCACCATCTATCGCGAAGCGCTGATGGACTTCTGCTCCGACGAGGACGAGCTGGTCGACGAGATCGCCGTCACCGTGGTGCACGAGGTCGCGCACCACTTCGGGATCGACGACCACAAGCTGCACGAGATGGGCTGGGGCTAG